The following are encoded together in the Bombus pyrosoma isolate SC7728 linkage group LG17, ASM1482585v1, whole genome shotgun sequence genome:
- the LOC122577069 gene encoding dynein beta chain, ciliary-like translates to MYGGHITDDWDRRLCKTYLVEYLKTELVEGELYLAPDFLVPPNSDYDAYHQYVDNYLPAESPVLYGLHPNAEIGFLTQTVENLFKTLLGILTRTASDTTRFLTQTVENLFKTLLGILTRTASDTTSGDISKEDKIKGQIEDLLDKLPEEFNMLELYSKVEDRTPFVTVALQECERMNLLCEELRRSLQELELGLKGELTINAEMEDLQSYIMMDAVPPSWTKRAYPSELGLNSWFTDMLYRINELSNWTADFNLPSSVWLGGFFNPQSFLTAIMQQTARRNEWPLDKMCLYCEVLRKTKEEVT, encoded by the exons ATGTATGGAGGCCATATAACAGATGATTGGGATAGAAGACTATGCAAGACATATTTagtggaatatttgaaaacagaATTAGTTGAAG GTGAATTATACCTTGCACCAGATTTTTTGGTACCACCAAATAGTGATTATGATGCATATCATCAGTACGTTGATAACTACCTACCTGCTGAAAGTCCTGTTCTGTACGGACTTCACCCCAATGCAGAAAttg gGTTTTTAACACAAACtgtggaaaatttgtttaaaacgtTATTGGGTATACTAACAAGAACTGCCAGCGATACAACAA gGTTTTTAACACAAACtgtggaaaatttgtttaaaacgtTATTGGGTATACTAACAAGAACTGCCAGCGATACAACAAGCGgagatatttcaaaagaagACAAAATAAAAGGACAAATAGAAGACTTATTGGACAAACTACCAGAAGAATTTAACATGCTAGAACTTTACAGCAAG GTGGAAGATCGTACACCATTTGTCACAGTTGCTTTACAAGAGTGCGAACGAATGAATCTACTGTGTGAAGAACTTAGAAGATCCCTGCAAGAATTAGAGTTAGGCTTAAAA GGAGAATTAACTATTAATGCTGAGATGGAAGACCTACAAAGTTATATAATGATGGATGCCGTCCCACCGTCTTGGACAAAAAGAGCTTACCCTTCAGAATTAGGATTAAACAGTTGGTTCACGGATATGTTGTAtcgaataaatgaattatctAATTGGACTGCTGATTTTAac TTACCATCGTCGGTATGGCTAGGTGGTTTCTTCAATCCTCAATCATTTCTAACTGCAATTATGCAACAAACCGCACGCAGAAATGAATGGCCATTGGACAAAATGTGTTTATATTGCGAAGTACTGAGAAAAACCAAAGAAGAAGTcacgtaa
- the LOC122577070 gene encoding putative fatty acyl-CoA reductase CG5065, translating to MDTINKQTNENGTNEGLNKTNSLEKFYAGNGILLTGATGFVGKALLEKLIRMCPRIADIFILIRPKTNETIEQRFKKLIDDPIYDNIKAKHPSVLSKVYPMKGDVSLPDLGLLREDRNLLLEKVNIVFHVAATVRFNEPLHVAVNVNTKGAARVIELWNELRHPISFVHVSTAFSNANLREIEEKVYTTSLKPPD from the exons ATGGATACAATCAATAaacaaacgaatgaaaatgggACCAATGAAGGATTGAATAAGACGAATTCCCTCGAGAAATTCTACGCCGGTAATGGGATCCTTCTGACTGGAGCAACCGGTTTCGTTGGAAAAGCTCTCCTGGAAAAACTGATCCGCATGTGTCCACGCATCGCTGACATTTTTATACTAATTCGTCCAAAAACTAACGAAACGATAGAACAACGATTTAAGAAGCTCATAGATGATCCc ATTTACGATAACATCAAAGCAAAACACCCCTCGGTTTTGAGCAAAGTTTATCCCATGAAAGGTGACGTGAGTCTGCCGGATTTAGGTCTTTTGCGAGAAGATAGAAATCTGTTGTTAGAGAAAGTAAACATAGTGTTTCACGTCGCGGCCACTGTGAGATTCAACGAGCCGTTACACGTCGCTGTTAATGTCAATACCAAAGGTGCTGCTCGTGTCATCGAACTTTGGAACGAACTGAGGCATCCAATTAGCTTCGTCCACGTCAGCACAGCTTTTAGTAATGCGAATCTACGTGAGATCGAGGAAAAAGTTTATAC CACGAGCTTGAAACCTCCAGAT
- the LOC122576863 gene encoding PHD finger-like domain-containing protein 5A isoform X2, whose translation MAKHHPDLIFCRKQPGVAIGRLCEKCDGKCVICDSYVRPCTLVRICDECNYGSYQGRCVICGGPGVSDAYYCKECTIQEKDRDGCPKIVNLGSSKTDLFYERKKYGFKRR comes from the exons ATGGCAAAACATCATccagatttaattttttgtagaaaacAGCCGGGAGTTG caaTAGGGAGGTTATGCGAGAAATGTGACGGCAAATGTGTAATTTGTGATTCTTATGTAAGACCTTGTACTCTGGTTCGGATTTGTGATGAATGCAATTATGGATCTTATCAAGGTAGATGTGTTATCTGTGGTGGACCTGGTGTGTCCGATGCCTATTATTGCAAAGAATGTACAATCCAAGAGAAAGAT CGTGATGGTTGTCCAAAGATTGTAAATCTTGGGAGTTCAAAGACTGATCTATTttacgaaaggaaaaaatatggGTTCAAAAGAAGATAA
- the LOC122576863 gene encoding protein claret segregational isoform X1, with protein sequence MESRLPKPKINLSKVVNNTVNIATETDNQKMVKSQNDLPHASSSAVTERLTKAKSTVNIAKCSNENKPPIKQTFSRSKTMSSITTRAVKRPAVATIAHGETKRQFAKPPTKISTQQVGSTLRNNTTNKSSQNIIAQKVQCSSNTAKPSKWDLKGRLACTTNELSNIRQKYAETSAKCNELQEQMNTLKTNENVHKAKAEEYENLNKTLVNECRELKAEMNKLQEEKENLTKCLKESEESCKSISNILVEFKEKCSSQESLLSQHEFIIKDLKASLEAEREMNKELNVTKNELQTLVHTMDKDRRVLHNAIQEMKGNIRVFCRVRPRTPSELGKAMCNINFVDECTIEVGKFDGSDSISCSGRPRGTRQEFSFDKVFPPTASQENIFEELALLVESALEGYNVCVFAYGQTGSGKTYTMEGLPGIEMEGMIPRTVRHIFQKMKEFQLLGWEYRIEASFLEIYNEHIVDLLDSQAKTHEIKMADSKGHNLYVSNLKIQEINSPEELHECLLTAQCNRAVAATQSNERSSRSHSVTRIKLVGTHQLKEEISIGNLNLVDLAGSERLKGEESVRLAETKNINKSLANLGNVILALLKKQEHIPYRNSKLTHLLMPSLGGNSKTLMLLNVSPLDECYSETLNSLRFASSVNSCKPGNAKRTRLVLQNSA encoded by the exons ATGGAATCACGTTTGCCAAAgccaaaaattaatttatcaaaagtaGTTAACAACACAGTAAACATTGCTACAGAAACAGATAAtcaaaaaatggtaaaaagcCAAAATGATCTGCCCCATGCAAGTTCTAGTGCTGTTACCGAGAGACTGACAAAAGCCAAAAGTACAGTAAATATAGCAAAATgttcaaatgaaaataaaccTCCAATTAAACAAACTTTTAGTAGATCGAAGACTATGTCTTCCATTACTACCAGAGCTGTGAAAAGACCAGCTGTTGCAACCATTGCACATGGCGAGACCAAGAGACAATTTGCTAAACCCCCTACTAAAATAAGTACACAGCAAGTTGGTAGtacattaagaaataatacCACCAATAAGTCTAGTCAGAATATCATAGCCCAGAAGGTACAATGCAGCAGTAATACAGCTAAGCCTTCCAAATGGGACTTAAAGGGTCGACTGGCCTGCACAACTAATGAGTTATCTAATATACGACAGAAATATGCAGAAACTTCAGCAAAATGTAATGAACTTCAAGAACAAATGAACACGTTaaagacaaatgaaaatgtacataaagcAAAAGcagaagaatatgaaaatttgaataaaacattAGTAAATGAATGCAGGGAATTAAAAgcagaaatgaataaattgcaagaagaaaaagagaatttgaCAAAATGTTTGAAAGAATCAGAGGAGTCATGTAAAagcatttcaaatattttagtagaatttaaagaaaaatgctcGTCTCAAGAGTCATTACTGTCACaacatgaatttataataaaggaTCTAAAAGCTAGTTTAGAAGCTGAAAGAGAGatgaataaagaattaaatgtaACTAAAAATGAGTTACAAACATTGGTTCATACCATGGACAAAGATCGTAGAGTCCTCCATAATGCAATACaagaaatgaaaggaaatatcAGGGTATTTTGCAGAGTCCGACCTAGAACTCCAAGTGAACTTGGAAAGgc GATGTGTAATATCAACTTTGTAGATGAATGCACTATCGAAGTAGGAAAATTTGATGGGTCTGATTCAATTAGTTGTAGCGGAAGACCGAGAGGAACCAGGCAAGAGTTCTCTTTCGATAAAGTCTTCCCACCAACTGCTAGccaggaaaatatttttgaagaattagCCCTATTAGTTGAGTCCGCTTTAGAGGGGTATAATGTCTGTGTATTTGCATATGGCCAGACTGGTTCTGGTAAAACATATACTATGGAAGGTTTACCGGGTATTGAAATGGAAGGCATGATACCTAGAACG GTACGACATATATTccaaaaaatgaaagaatttcaattacttGGTTGGGAATATCGGATAGAAGCTAGTTTCCTTGAGATTTACAATGAGCATATTGTTGACTTGCTTGATTCTCAAGCTAAGACACATGAAATCAAAATGGCTGATAGTAAGGGACACAATTTGTATGTcagtaatttgaaaatacagGAAATTAATAGCCCTGAAGAATTGCACGAGTGCCTTTTGACGGCACAATGTAATAGAGCAGTTGCGGCTACTCAATCGAACGAACG gTCGTCTAGGTCGCATTCAGTAACAAGAATAAAGCTTGTAGGAACACATCAATTAAAAGAGGAGATTTCAATAGGAAACTTAAATTTAGTTGACCTAGCGGGATCTGAAAGATTAAAAGGGGAAGAATCTGTACGACTGGCAGAAACgaaaaacattaataaatcgTTAGCAAACTTGGGCAACGTTATCTTGGCCCTTTTGAAAAAACAAGAACATATTCCATACAGAAATTCAAAGCTCACTCATTTATTAATGCCGTCTTTGGGTGGCAATTCAAAGACTTTGATGTTATTGAATGTATCTCCTTTAGACGAATGTTATAGCGAAACATTGAATTCATTGAGGTTTGCTAGCAGTGTAAACAGTTGCAAACCCGGTAATGCAAAAAGAACACGACTAGTGCTACAAAACTCCGCATGA
- the LOC122576872 gene encoding uncharacterized protein LOC122576872, giving the protein MNNVCEICNTSVCKCTRLPISRNSTPRAGRRLLRWTLEPEYSTSPSPSPESVLAFEESEGPCTSTLDECARKTSPLLQSLRIKTGEILSEFNDSETLGSNGSPKASDLLTENHKARKGMVYHNFSSKHRLLAAQANLPQL; this is encoded by the exons ATGAACAACGTATgtgaaatttgtaatacaaGTGTTTGTAAGTGTACTCGTTTGCCGATCTCGAGGAACTCGACTCCTAGAGCTGGACGTAGACTGTTGCGGTGGACGCTGGAGCCAGAATATTCTACCAGTCCTTCGCCATCACCGGAATCAGTTTTAGCGTTCGAGGAGAGTGAGGGACCGTGTACATCGACACTTGACGAGTGCGCGAGGAAAACATCTCCTTTGTTACAAAGCTTACGAATTAAGACAGGCGAAATACTTTCGGAATTTAACGATTCCGAGACACTCGGCTCAAACGGTTCTCCGAAAGCGAGTGATTTATTGACCGAAAACCACAAGGCCAGGAAGGGGATGGTCTACCACAACTTCTCTTCGAAGCACAGGCTGCTCGCCGCTCAAG CGAATCTTCCTCAACTTTAA